TTAGATGGAATTAACGGTCTACCACCAACAACTAATTCCCAATTATCTCTTTTATCAATTCGAATGATGTCGCAGCCAAAAGGAATAGCCCACGCTAATGGTAATGGCTTAGTTCCACTTACATATAGATGTTCTTTAAATACACCTATACTTAGAACAATTTCATTTGCAGAATCACCAAAACCTTTGTCTACAATAAGTGTCCATTCATTTACTTTTGGCTCTTTACCATTAGTTCTCCATACTTCTGCACCATCAGAGCCACTTGTTGCAACATAAAGTCTATTATTGAATACAGCCATATTATAAATAGCACCCTTTGGATTTTTATTAGGATCAAGACCTGGAATATTTGTATCTATTACTTTTTTCCATGGAAAATATTCTGGATCTTTGCTGCTATAAAGTAATGGATCACCTTCTCCTAAATCCTGATCATTTACAGTAGCTATATATAATTTATTATTAAAAACAACCATTGATCTTGAAGAAGTACCTTCTAAAGTTCCAAGGTTCATCTCAAACCAATTACATCCGTTAGTTGATTTTAAAACTTTAACAGCAGTTCCAAATGAAGAAGCAAAAATAGCTGAACTTCCACCAGCTGGCTCATAAGAAATCATGAATCTAAAGCCTACCATAGTTGTTGTATCTTTAGCCTTATAAACTCTATTCCATGGAAGACTTCCATCTTTCTTATATCTCCAAATTTCAGCTAGATTGACCTGTGGAATTGGTTCTAATAAAGAAGGTGGATTAATTCCAGGTGCAATAGATTGTAGCGCAGTTAGTGCAACATTACGTCCAGTACCTACATAAATATAATCATCTAATTCTGCCATAGACCATGCATAATTATTTTGTCTTGCGTTATTTAAATCATTAAAGTCGAATCCATTTGTTGGTGTAATATTTTTGAAATCATACATAAACATCACTCCTAATATCATTAGTAAAATAATTCTTGTCATAATATAATATGTTATATTTATATATATGTTGCTTAATCATACACATTATGTCCACTATAACTAAAATAAACTGTAAGCGTATAATCTGTTTTTTGTTATTACGTGTTGACTCTTTTACTATTAATGGATATTGAATATCAGGTATGATATACTACAAGAGTAATCAAATAATTGCTGAATATCATTTTTAATTAACTAGGATATCAAGCAATGGCGTGTAAAGTAATAATTGCGACTACATAAGAAATGGATGGACAAACTTATTTATTATCTGGAGGAAGTATGTTAAAAATTATTGTATCACCAGCTAAAAAAATGAATATAAATACAGAATTTGAGATACATAATATGCCATGTTTTTTAGATAAAACTAAATTTTTAATGAGCTATATGCAAGGCCTAAGTTATGAGGAAGCTAAAAATTTATGGAAATGCAATGACAAAATTGCCAATACAAGTTTTGAATACTTTTTTAATATGAGAATTACAGAAAGGCTCACGCCCGCAATATTGGCATATGAAGGAATTCAATATAATTATATGGCTCCAAATGTATTTGATATTGAACAATGGGACTATATTCAAAACCATTTATATATTCTTTCTGGCTTTTATGGATTACTTAAGCCACTTGACGGTGTAGTGCCTTACCGGCTTGAAATGCAATCTGCAGTCAAACTTTCAGGATATAGTAATTTATATGATTATTGGGGCGATAGCTTATACCAAAAATTATATGAGGATACAGATATAGTATTGAATCTTGCATCCAAAGAGTATAGTAAATGCATTGAAAAGTATCTTAACGATCAAGTACAGTTCATATCTATTACCTTTGGTGAATATAAGGACGGTAAAATTATAACCAAAGGAACCTTAGCAAAAATGGCTAGAGGTGAGATAGTCCGGTACATGGCTGAGGAAAAGATTGAGAATATATCAGATATAAAAAACTTTAACAGACTTGGTTATATATACAGCCCAAAAGCATCAGATAATAAAAATATCGTTTTTATCCGATAGCTAGAATTAGGAACAAAGTAAGAGTAAAAAAATTAACGGATAGATAAATGTAAACCTCTATTGCTGCCTTTTCTTCTTACGAAGGAACATTAAAGAATTTAATATCTTTAAGTACAGTAAAGAATGACTTTATAGACTTTTTCTTTCCTATAAGTTATCATATAAAAATAGTATTCTCATTAATGAGAATACTATTTTTGTGTTATACGAAAGAAGGAATAAACGTGGATTTAAAGGAAAAGGTACGAGTTCTCCCATCAGTTCCAGGCGTGTATCTTATGAAGGATTCCCTTGGTGGCATCATTTATGTAGGAAAATCAAAGAACTTAAAAAATAGAGTTGGTTCTTATTTTCAGAATATAAAATCGCGTACTCCAAAGGTTGAAAAACTCATAAAAAATTTAAAGGATTTTGAATATATTACTACTGACACAGAATTTGAAGCTTTTATGCTAGAATGTGCGCTAATAAGAGATCTAAAACCTAGATACAATAGGCTAATGAAAAATCCACTATCTTATACATATATAAAGATTGAATTAGGAGAAAAATATCCTAGTATAGAAACTTCTAGCACTGATAGTGAAAAGGAACATACTCTTTATTTTGGCCCATATACAAACAAGAATGCTACAGAAAAAGCTATTCAATGCATAAAGGATTTTTATAAAATAAATTGCAATTGTAATCATAACAATGGTACTTCATGTCTGAGCTACTCCTTAGACTTGTGTATTGGTATGTGCTTAAAAGCCGCAACTACAACTAAGCAGTATGAAAATATCATTCACAAAGTCATAGTCTTACTTGATGGTACTGATAATACTGTACTCAAAGAAATAGAAGAAAAGATGCTTATAGCCTCCGAAGAATTTGACTTTGAAACTGCCGCAAAATACAGAGACTATATAGCTTCAGTAACCTATCTTGCAAATAATCGAAAATTTTTAAAATTTGCAGAAGAAAATAAAAATATAGTTATGATTGAATCACTAAATGAACATTTAATAAAGCTTTTTCTTATTAATAAAAACAACGTTATTTTTTCCCAAACTTATAATATAAAAGGTATTAATGTTAAACAACTAAATGAAATTATAAAAATAAGTATTATTCACTACTTTAAAACTAGTATTAGCTCTCCTATAGAAGTTAATAAAGATGAGATAGATGAAATTCAAATAATACATAGTTATTTACAAAGTAGTAGTTGTAATTATATTACAATTTCTGAAAATTTGCTTGATCTGGAATATAATTCAGAATTAGATGCATTAATAGCCAAATTGCTAATTATTTAAGGCATTGAGAAGTTCATTATATCAAAAACAAAAGATTTGGAGCATCACTCTTTAAACGTATTTTTTAAATTGATATTTTCCTTAGGATGTTGCTGAAAAACGAAGTATTTAAGTTGCTAATCACTTCATATATTTCCACAATTTACATCTCCATTTTAATTTTTGGACCTCAGAGGTATTTGCACGCCTTAGGCGCGCTTGCTAACAAAAAACGGAACAGTTTTTATTCCTATAAATTTAAAAATAACTAAATAACTATACCCAAGTTTATATAAATGAAATATAATATAAACTTGGAGATAGTTATATAATCTTATATTATATTTAATTAATTAAGCAACAGTGTTTTAGCAAGGAGAAAATCAAATGATAAGAGATTCTTTAATGATATTACTTTTACTAACAGTAATACTTGGAGTTATATTTTTACTTTATGCAACAGGCCTTTTGAGACGTAGAATAGTAGTAACAACAATTCAGAACTTGCCACTAGGTATATTCAAAGAAAATAATATACAAGTCCAAGAAAATTCTAAAAGCGATGAAAATAAGCTAATAGAATGCAAGAACAAAAATGTAGCAAATGATTTGAAAAAAGAATTTAGTTCAGAATCTTTAAATATGATAAAAGAAAATAATATGCCAGATGAAGAAATTGTATATTGGACGCCACAAGGGCAACATTACCATAAGATGCAAAATTGCAGAACTTTACTAAGAAGCAAAGTAATTAATGGCGGTTCGATAAATGAAAGTGGTAAATTAACTGGGTGTCATAAATGCAATTAAATTTATTTTAATATATTTATATAGTTTTCATACATATTGGTTTCTACATACAGACACACAGCCTGTCTATTGTTTGAGTAGGAACCATATTAATGATTTATCACTACTTATATTCTTTTATCTATCAATTTCAATTATTCTCTATATCCATATTCCTTAAGCCTATCTCTACACATTTTTCTTTCTTCATCAGTAAAGATCTCTTTATATTTATTCTTTAACACCCAAACTTCAACTGACAAATCTAATCTATGACTTTCCCATAACCTAACAAAACCATCAGTTCCACTATTCTTACTTATAAGCTTCTTTGCAGTCTTTAAACCACCTTCTCTAAGCAACGTTTCTCTAAATATCGTAGCAAACACCCCAGATGCCCAGTGATTGTCAGGGGCAAGCACTAGCTAGATATTTCACCTATTGCAAACTTGTTATACTTTAAAATTATTAACCATTCCAACTAATTTATTTGTACTAGTGTTAACTTCTTTTATCAATTTCACCACATTATCAGATTTTTCAGATATAGCATTCAACTTTTCAGCAATATTATTTGTTCCATTTGCCGATTCGTTATTTGCATTAGTTATTTGATTTACGGATTCTACGACTGTAACCATTGAAGTCATTATTTTATTGGATTTTTCACTAAAGTCAGTTGTCATATTGTTAATCATAATTGCATCATTATTATACTGCTCTCCAGTATTAACAATCATTTCGTAATCACTTATAACTTGAGTGTTTATGAACTCAATTATATCTTCTGATGTAGCCACTAAGTTTTTTACTGTACCTACAACTACATTGTTAATATTTTTTATTTCTGATACAGTATTTTTTGAGTCTTCTGCAAGTTTTCTAATTTCTTCTGCTACCACTGAAAAACCTTTTCCAGCCTCCCCTGCTCTTGCAGCTTCTATGGCTGCATTTAATGCTAGTAAATTAGTTTGAGATGCAATTTGTAAAATAGCTTCAGATAAAACACTTATTTTCTCTACTTCTTTAGATTTTTCAATAGCTTCTAGAAGCTTGTCCTGTGTTTCGTTATTAATTTGCTTTGCTGTTTCTTTAGAATAAACAGCTTTATTTTTAAGATCATTTGCTCTATCTTTAATTTCTGATGATTTTTCAGCTTCGTTCTTTGCCTTTTCTGCAATTGATTCTATTTCTAACTCAATTTGGGAATTTGCTACACTCATTTCTTCTGTCGATGCTGCTGTTTCTTCCATGCCACTAGATAATTCTTCTGTTGTAGAGGAAACATCTTCAATTAATAAATATAACTGATTAATATTTTCATTTGTTCTCTTAACTTTATTTTCAACATTTCCAGATTCATCAATAATAACACTAATTATTTCTCTAAATGAATTTTGCATTAAGTTAAAGTTTTTTGCAAGTTCACCAATTTCATCTTTACTAACAAAATCAATATGCTTTGTTAAATCTCCTTCACTACTTGCCATATCTTTTAATTTTGACAAAATTAAAGTTATTGGATTAACAATATTCTTTGTAACATAAATCCATGCTATTATAGATAATATTATTACACCTAAAATAGATACTACTATTAAAATTATTGTATTTGTTATTGATTTTTCTATATTTCTTATAGAAAAATCAATATTTTGAGAAGCTAAAATCTTAAAGTTATCAACTTCACTGTTAATTACTTCAGCAGTACTATCAAATTCTTCCATAGATAAATTACCTTTATCAGGGCCCCCATCAATATATGCTCTAGCCATTGTTTTGCCCGTTTCATAATATGGATTAAAACTTTTTTCTATTTTTTCTATTTCCCCTGTACTTTCAGGATTTATTTGTTTAAGCTCTTCTATAACAACTTTTACATCTTGTGCATACGTTTCAGCCTTATCAAATCCATCATCAAATCCTTTTGCTGCTCTTGTTGCACTTATGTCCGTAAGCCATTGTTGAACCTCTACAACATCAAGTTTTAATTTATCAGTTTTGGAAATAGTAGAAAAATATTTTGTATTCATTTCTTTTACCAATTTCAAATTATTATTCGTGTAAATAAACTGAATTATCATAAAACCTACAAAAAATATAATCATTAAAAAAAGTGGTAATAATATTTTGATTTTTATACTTCTCATATATAACCTTCCCTTCCTCTTTATATACGTTTATTTTAACATCAATATATGTTATTTAATAAACAAAAACTGTAAAAATAAACAAACTAGCTTAATATTAATACTAAACTAGCCTTATTTTAGAACATTACGTTTTTAAGGGGACGGTATTAATTCCATTAACGGTATTACAAAAATCCTGTATTCTTTTATCAATGTTTTTTACGCCTTGAACTTCAAACTTACCTTTAATAATGTAAACCTATATTGCTACCTTTTCTTCTTACGAAGGAACATTAAAGAATTTAATATCTTTAAGTACAGTAAAGAATGACTTTATAGACTTTTTCTTTCCTATAAGTTATCATATAAAAATAGTATTCTCATTAATGAGAATACTATTTTTATGTTATACGAAAGAAGGAATAAACGTGGATTTAAAGGAAAAGGTAAGAGCTCTCCCATCAGTTCCAGGCGTGTATCTTATGAAGGATTCCCTTGGTGGCATCATTTATGTAGGAAAATCAAAGAACTTAAGAAATAGAGTTGGGTCTTATTTTCAGAATATAAAATCTCGTACTCCAAAGGTTGAAAAACTCATAAAAAATTTAAAGGATTTTGAATATATTACTACTGACACAGAATTTGAAGCTTTTATGCTAGAATGTGCGCTAATAAGAGATCTAAAACCTAGATACAATAGGCTAATGAAAAATCCACTATCTTATACATATATAAAGATTGAATTAGGAGAAAAATATCCTAGTATAGAAACTTCTAGCACTGATAGTGAAAAGGAACATACTCTTTATTTTGGCCCATATACAAACAAGAATGCTACAGAAAAAGCTATTCAATGCATAAAGGATTTTTATAAAATAAATTGCAATTGTAATCATAACAATGGTACTTCATGTCTGAGCTACTCCTTAGACTTGTGTATTGGTATGTGCTTAAAAGCCGCAACTACAACTAAGCAGTATGAAAATATCATTCACAAAGTCATAGTCTTACTTGATGGTACTGATAATACTGTACTCAAAGAAATAGAAGAAAAGATGCTTATAGCCTCCGAAGAATTTGACTTTGAAACTGCCGCAAAATATAGAGACTATATAGCTTCAGTAACCTATCTTGAAAACAATAGAAAAATTTTGAAATTTGCAGAAGAAAATAAAAATATAGCTATGATTGAATCACTAAATGAACATTTAATAAAACTTTTTCTTATTAAGAAAAACAACGTTATTTTTTCCCAAACTTATAAAATGATTAAACCACAAAAACTATAAAGTATCGTGATTAGTTTGACAGCTTTGCTTCAAATTCTAAAAAATATAATTTAAAACAGTTAATTATTACAGCAACTATACATGCAATTATATTGAGAAAACACTCTATGCCACTTTCAAGAAACTGTTTTAACAGTTTCTTGAAGTTATAGGCTGCGATTTTAAATCCAACCCATAATTTTGAGCGCAATAATCCCCGGATAGGCATGGTATCAATTTTATATCTTCTCCTCAAAACAGAAGGAATACCTTCTATACCAGCCCTTTTATTTGCAAGCTTTATATACTCACTCTCGTGCATTTTTTCTCTTTGAGTAGCTGTATTATAAGCTTTTTCGCTAACTCTTATGGTATTAAATTTCTTTGATATTTTCTTTGGACATTGTGAATTTAAAGGACATTTTTCACATGTACTGGAGTCAAATTTGGCTGTATAAGATTTTGAACTATAATAAGACTCTACAGGTTCGACTCCGTTAGGACAACAACTTATTACATTTTTTTCGTCATCTACAATGAATTTTGAATAACTCAGTTTATCAGTAGATACTTTTCTGCCAACTAGTTGACTTGGAATCATTTCAATTCCTTGTTTTAAAGCATTTTTGGCTTTTTCTTGTTCATAGTAAGCACCATCAACTAGTAGTTTACAGTTTGAATTTTTATTTTGTGAAGCTAAATTAGCAATAACATCATCAGCAAATTTTGAATCGCTGTGAATATTTTGCTTAAGGTCATAGCCTGTTATAACACTGTTTTTATCATTAAATGATTCTTGTATATTAACAACATAACCAACGTTACCACCATATTTTTTTCTGTAGGTTGCATCTTTGTCAGTTGGATTTTGTAAACTAGTTGAAGTTATATCTTTTGAATCTTTAATAACTAAATTTTTTGCAGCATCTTCTGTAGTTTGGTCCTGAATAACTCTATTTAAAAGTTGAAACTCTTCTGTTGAAGTAACTATATCTCCAGCTTTCAGAGCGATATTGTATAGAATTTTAGAATGTTCGATTAAAATTGAAAGTTTTGAATCAGCCTTTAAATCTTGAGTTCTATATATAGTGTCATTTTTATGCCCCTTTTCAAGGTACGGTTTTAGTTCATCACTTATAATAGGTGGATTTATTATATTTAGAGCTTTA
The DNA window shown above is from Clostridium beijerinckii and carries:
- a CDS encoding peroxide stress protein YaaA; translation: MLKIIVSPAKKMNINTEFEIHNMPCFLDKTKFLMSYMQGLSYEEAKNLWKCNDKIANTSFEYFFNMRITERLTPAILAYEGIQYNYMAPNVFDIEQWDYIQNHLYILSGFYGLLKPLDGVVPYRLEMQSAVKLSGYSNLYDYWGDSLYQKLYEDTDIVLNLASKEYSKCIEKYLNDQVQFISITFGEYKDGKIITKGTLAKMARGEIVRYMAEEKIENISDIKNFNRLGYIYSPKASDNKNIVFIR
- a CDS encoding DNA helicase UvrC: MDLKEKVRVLPSVPGVYLMKDSLGGIIYVGKSKNLKNRVGSYFQNIKSRTPKVEKLIKNLKDFEYITTDTEFEAFMLECALIRDLKPRYNRLMKNPLSYTYIKIELGEKYPSIETSSTDSEKEHTLYFGPYTNKNATEKAIQCIKDFYKINCNCNHNNGTSCLSYSLDLCIGMCLKAATTTKQYENIIHKVIVLLDGTDNTVLKEIEEKMLIASEEFDFETAAKYRDYIASVTYLANNRKFLKFAEENKNIVMIESLNEHLIKLFLINKNNVIFSQTYNIKGINVKQLNEIIKISIIHYFKTSISSPIEVNKDEIDEIQIIHSYLQSSSCNYITISENLLDLEYNSELDALIAKLLII
- a CDS encoding methyl-accepting chemotaxis protein; the encoded protein is MRSIKIKILLPLFLMIIFFVGFMIIQFIYTNNNLKLVKEMNTKYFSTISKTDKLKLDVVEVQQWLTDISATRAAKGFDDGFDKAETYAQDVKVVIEELKQINPESTGEIEKIEKSFNPYYETGKTMARAYIDGGPDKGNLSMEEFDSTAEVINSEVDNFKILASQNIDFSIRNIEKSITNTIILIVVSILGVIILSIIAWIYVTKNIVNPITLILSKLKDMASSEGDLTKHIDFVSKDEIGELAKNFNLMQNSFREIISVIIDESGNVENKVKRTNENINQLYLLIEDVSSTTEELSSGMEETAASTEEMSVANSQIELEIESIAEKAKNEAEKSSEIKDRANDLKNKAVYSKETAKQINNETQDKLLEAIEKSKEVEKISVLSEAILQIASQTNLLALNAAIEAARAGEAGKGFSVVAEEIRKLAEDSKNTVSEIKNINNVVVGTVKNLVATSEDIIEFINTQVISDYEMIVNTGEQYNNDAIMINNMTTDFSEKSNKIMTSMVTVVESVNQITNANNESANGTNNIAEKLNAISEKSDNVVKLIKEVNTSTNKLVGMVNNFKV
- a CDS encoding DDE transposase is translated as MRRITMFCKNDLQQTSLFEPINQMPKYLQDILNKSWAKAFKDHIFPRINEERFSVLYSNKASRPNSPINVILGLLIIKEIFQQTDEELIGSIHFDVRYQYALNTTNYETQPVSINTLTNFRNRLVEYEASTNEDLIKAEVEALSESIAKYLSVDNKKVRVDSLMVSSSCKKLSRIELVYSINSRLIKALNIINPPIISDELKPYLEKGHKNDTIYRTQDLKADSKLSILIEHSKILYNIALKAGDIVTSTEEFQLLNRVIQDQTTEDAAKNLVIKDSKDITSTSLQNPTDKDATYRKKYGGNVGYVVNIQESFNDKNSVITGYDLKQNIHSDSKFADDVIANLASQNKNSNCKLLVDGAYYEQEKAKNALKQGIEMIPSQLVGRKVSTDKLSYSKFIVDDEKNVISCCPNGVEPVESYYSSKSYTAKFDSSTCEKCPLNSQCPKKISKKFNTIRVSEKAYNTATQREKMHESEYIKLANKRAGIEGIPSVLRRRYKIDTMPIRGLLRSKLWVGFKIAAYNFKKLLKQFLESGIECFLNIIACIVAVIINCFKLYFLEFEAKLSN